In Phycodurus eques isolate BA_2022a chromosome 23, UOR_Pequ_1.1, whole genome shotgun sequence, a genomic segment contains:
- the capn1 gene encoding calpain-1 catalytic subunit isoform X3 produces the protein MTTWRRSFRARTIWTRVRLTPASRVSSDSLPDMEISINELQTILNRIISKHKDLKTDGFTKEACRSMINLMDSDGSGKLGLVEFHVLWEKIKRYLTVFRNYDLDKSGTMSSYEMRMALESAGFKLTNHLFQLIILRYTEEDMAVDFDNFVTCLVRLESMFKTFKIMDTDADGVITLNFSQWLSLTMFA, from the exons ATGACGACGTGGCGGCGGAGCTTCCGAGCGAG AACTATTTGGACGAGAGTCAGATTGACGCCGGCTTCAAGAGTCTCTTCCGACAGCTTGCCG GACATGGAGATCAGCATCAACGAGCTGCAGACCATCCTGAACCGCATCATCAGCAAGC ACAAAGACCTCAAGACGGACGGCTTCACCAAAGAGGCGTGTCGCAGCATGATCAATCTCATGGAC TCCGACGGCAGTGGGAAGCTGGGCTTGGTCGAGTTCCACGTGCTGTGGGAGAAGATTAAACGCTACCTG ACCGTATTCAGGAACTACGACCTGGACAAGTCGGGAACCATGAGCTCCTACGAGATGAGGATGGCACTGGAGTCCGCAG GCTTCAAGCTGACCAATCACCTGTTCCAGCTCATCATCCTGCGATACACCGAGGAAGACATGGCCGTCGACTTCGACAACTTCGTCACTTGTCTCGTCCGCCTGGAGTCCATGTTCA AAACATTCAAGATCATGGACACGGACGCAGACGGCGTCATCACACTCAACTTCTCCCAG TGGCTCTCCCTCACCATGTTCGCCTAG